A single genomic interval of Cucumis sativus cultivar 9930 chromosome 7, Cucumber_9930_V3, whole genome shotgun sequence harbors:
- the LOC101207472 gene encoding uncharacterized protein LOC101207472, with protein sequence MEVAVPVSPVDFNFDSACSSPYMTAPSSPQRFGNFFFSSAPTSPSHAAAFYYDFNDFDSPYVDGRSSSASEIPFLWEDLPGIVKSGGDACSSVADDDFQFDFSGQLERTSLSADELFDCGKIRALKPPPSNRVTDSISSSTASSRISQGKRVVQEAVSPRHHRRRDTDPLEEAFKATTQRNGDGKRGRERTNMSSSSRSSSSIKRSGSRSLSPLRVSDIMLDPDQEIGTKPMVPSTTSNNEKQHSISSSASFLSAFSFSRGQRRWRIRDLLLFRSASEGRATEKKAVEEMKNSSFRSIESLSSVSSSRRRGSISAHELHYKTNRAVSEELRKKTSLPYKHGLLGCLGFNSSMQRSFSRSFGSLARA encoded by the exons ATGGAAGTGGCGGTTCCGGTCTCTCCCGTCGACTTCAACTTCGACAGCGCTTGCTCTTCTCCTTACATGACCGCTCCTTCCAGTCCTCAGCGCTTCGgcaacttcttcttctccagCGCTCCTACTTCTCCTTCACACGCCGCTGCATTCTACTACGACTTCAACGACTTTGATTCTCCCTATGTCGACGGTAGGAGTTCTTCCGCCTCCGAAATTCCTTTTCTCTGGGAGGACTTGCCTGGAATTGTGAAATCTGGAGGCGATGCTTGTAGTAGTGTTGCTGATGACGATTTTCAATTCGATTTCAGTGGACAATTGGAACGGACTTCTTTGTCGGCTGATGAGCTTTTTGATTGCGGTAAAATTAGGGCTCTAAAGCCTCCACCGTCTAATCGAGTAACTGATTCCATTTCCTCATCCACAGCATCGTCGAGAATTTCTCAG GGAAAGAGAGTAGTTCAAGAAGCGGTGTCTCCTCGTCACCACCGCCGGAGAGATACCGATCCATTGGAAGAGGCTTTCAAAGCAACGACACAAAGAAACGGCGACGGAAAGCGAGGGAGAGAAAGAACAAACATGTCCTCCTCCTCACGGTCGTCTTCATCCATCAAACGCAGCGGAAGCCGATCGTTATCTCCACTACGAGTGTCCGACATCATGCTGGATCCGGATCAAGAAATTGGAACAAAACCCATGGTTCCTTCCACCACAAGCAACAACGAGAAACAACACTCAATTTCATCATCGGCATCATTTCTGTCCGCATTCTCATTCTCCAGAGGACAGAGAAGGTGGAGAATCAGAGACCTGTTACTTTTCCGAAGCGCATCGGAAGGAAGAGCGACGGAGAAGAAGGCAGTAGAGGAGATGAAGAACTCAAGCTTCCGATCAATAGAAAGCTTGAGTTCAGTGTCGAGTTCAAGAAGGAGAGGATCGATTTCGGCTCATGAATTGCACTACAAAACGAACAGAGCAGTTTCAGAGGAATTGAGGAAGAAGACGAGTTTGCCTTACAAACATGGACTCTTGGGCTGCTTAGGGTTCAATTCTTCTATGCAACGAAGTTTCTCAAGAAGCTTTGGCTCTCTCGCACGTGCATGA
- the LOC101207712 gene encoding uncharacterized protein LOC101207712 isoform X2: MSLLSFRITKSHYKRHLPLLRLHPLLPQDRVTKKIIGRGYESGGLYFFDHQVSQAVACPVVPSPFEVHCRLGHPSLFVLKKLYPEFRSLSSLNCDSCQFAKFHRLSSSPRVDKRAIAPFELVHSDIWGPCPVVSQTGFRYFVTFVDDHSRLTWLYLMKNRSELLSHFCAFHTEIKNQFNVSIKTLRTDNAGEYFSHSLGSYLCENGIIHQSSCADTPSQNGVAERKNRHLLETARALSFQMHVSKIFWVDAVSTACFLINRMPSSVLNGEIPYRVLNVGF, encoded by the exons ATGAGTTTGCTAAGTTTCAGAATTACCAAGAGTCATTACAAGCGTCATCTTCCTCTACTCCGATTGCATCCACTGTTGCCCCAG GATCGTGTGACGAAGAAGATTATTGGTAGAGGATATGAGTCAGGAGGCCTTTATTTCTTTGATCATCAAGTATCGCAAGCTGTGGCGTGTCCTGTCGTTCCCTCTCCTTTTGAAGTCCATTGTCGTTTAGGTCATCCATCTTTGTTtgtgttgaagaaactttatcCAGAATTTAGGTCTTTGTCCTCTTTAAATTGTGATTCGTGTCAATTTGCGAAATTTCATCGTCTTAGTTCGAGTCCTCGAGTCGATAAACGAGCAATTGCTCCATTTGAGTTAGTTCATTCTGATATTTGGGGTCCGTGTCCAGTTGTATCTCAAACAGGCTTtcgttattttgttacttttgttgacGATCATTCTCGTCTaacttggttatatttaatgaaaaatcgtTCTGAgttattatctcatttttgtgcCTTTCATactgaaataaaaaaccaatttaatgTCTCTATCAAAACTTTGCGTACTGATAATGCGggtgaatatttttctcattctcttggCTCTTACTTGTGTGAAAATGGCATTATTCATCAATCTTCCTGTGCTGACACTCCATCTCAAAATGGTGTTGCAGAGCGGAAAAATAGGCATTTACTTGAAACTGCCCGTGCTTTATCGTTTCAAATGCATGTTTCAAAAATCTTTTGGGTTGATGCTGTCTCTACAGCTTGTTTTTTGATTAATAGAATGCCTTCCTCTGTTCTTAATGGTGAGATTCCCTATCGTGTTCTTAATGTGGGCTTTTGA
- the LOC101207712 gene encoding uncharacterized protein LOC101207712 isoform X3 — MTEYWVSQGNKWCDFCKIFISNNPSTIRNHELGQRHKDNVAKKLANMRKENAAKDKEQKEAVRAIEQIEAKANRSYQKDIANFREARDSHALPVDVQETGDEKWELDSTSGYYYNESNGFYYDSNSGFYYSDAIGKWVTQEEAHSSPQFFLDSKHKKPILAKPSSASASTAIKDKNVDKGEGGPPPGLVVSASLNPKRSIKGAPSSIAVGKRKRPDEKQKAISEEEKAALKAREAAKKRVEKREKPLLGLYRLP, encoded by the exons ATGACTGAG TATTGGGTTAGCCAAGGTAACAAATGGTGCGACTTTTGcaaaatattcatttcaaataatCCTTCCACAATACGTAATCATGAGCTTGGTCAACGTCATAAGGACAATGTTGCCAAAAAGCTTGCAAACATGAGAAAAGAGAATGCTGCCAAGGACAAAGAACAAAAGGAAGCCGTACGTGCCATTGAGCAGATTGAGGCG AAAGCCAATCGTAGTTATCAGAAGGACATAGCAAATTTCCGGGAAGCTAGAGATTCTCATGCACTTCCTGTTGATGTTCAAGAAACTGGTGATGAGA AGTGGGAGCTTGACAGCACTTCGGGctattattataatgaaaGCAATGGTTTCTACTATGATTCAAATTCAGGCTTCTACTACTCTGATGCCATTG GCAAGTGGGTAACACAGGAAGAGGCACATTCTTCGCCTCAGTTCTTTTTGGACTCCAAACATAAGAAACCAATTTTAGCAAAGCCATCATCAGCCTCTGCAAGTACAGctataaaagacaaaaatgtgGATAAAGGGGAAGGTGGTCCTCCACCTGGGTTGGTTGTTTCAGCTTCTTTAAACCCAAAGCGATCTATTAAAGGTGCTCCTTCATCAATTGCTGTTGGTAAGAGGAAGAGGCCAGATGAGAAGCAAAAGGCCATatctgaagaagaaaaggctgCACTCAAAGCAAGGGAGGCTGCGAAGAAGAGGGTTGAAAAGAGGGAGAAGCCACTTCTTGGCCTTTACAGATTGCCTTGA
- the LOC101207076 gene encoding uncharacterized protein LOC101207076, whose product MADDPASLTKETFISKVPKKSPLMLRMIVLVFAMVCGVFICSVCLKQISTRSKVGFMKVEVIDMPCSKPTIDPSDAPFVHFPKPTTYSRAECACHPVRYFAILSMQRSGSGWFETLLNNHTNISSNGEIFSVKVRRSNISTIVETLDKVYNLDWFTSASKNECTAAVGLKWMLNQGLMQHHEEIVEYFKRRGVSAIFLFRRNLLRRMISVLANSYDRDAKLLNGTHKSHVHSHHEADILAKYKPVINATLLIPNLKQVEDTTTKALEYFNSTRHIVMYYEDVVKNRTKLRDVQDFLKVPQRKLKSRQVKIHRGPLSNQIDNWEDVQKALQGSRYETFLNADYRK is encoded by the exons ATGGCGGACGATCCTGCTTCATTGACCAAg GAAACTTTTATTTCAAAGGTCCCCAAGAAATCCCCATTGATGCTAAGGATGATTGTCTTGGTCTTTGCCATGGTCTGTGGTGTATTTATATGCTCAGTTTGTCTGAAACAAATTAGCACCAGATCGAAGGTCGGTTTTATGAAAGTCGAGGTTATTGACATGCCCTGTTCAAAGCCCACAATTGATCCTTCAGATGCTCCTTTTGTTCATTTTCCTAAACCCACAACATATAGCAG GGCTGAATGTGCTTGCCACCCGGTTCGATACTTTGCCATTTTGTCTATGCAGAGATCAGGCAGTGGTTGGTTTGAGACGTTATTAAATAATCATACTAACATAAGTTCCAATGGGGAGATATTCTCAGTTAAAGTTAGGAGAAGTAATATTTCAACCATTGTTGAAACTTTGGATAAAGTTTACAATCTGGACTGGTTTACTAGTGCTTCAAAAAATGAGTGCACAGCAGCTGTTGGCCTTAAGTGGATGCTTAATCAG GGGTTGATGCAAcaccatgaagaaatagtagAGTACTTCAAACGTCGTGGGGTTTCTGCTATTTTTCTATTCCGCAGAAACCTTCTACGCAGAATGATCTCAGTGCTAGCAAATTCTTATGACCGAGACGCCAAGCTATTGAATGGAACCCACAAGTCTCACGTGCATTCACATCACGAG GCAGATATACTCGCGAAGTACAAACCTGTAATTAATGCCACTCTGTTGATACCCAATTTGAAGCAAGTAGAAGATACAACAACTAAAGCATTGGAGTACTTCAATAGCACCCGACACATCGTTATGTATTACGAAGATGTAGTTAAAAACCGCACT AAATTAAGAGATGTTCAAGACTTTCTGAAGGTTCCACAAAGGAAGTTGAAGAGTCGTCAGGTGAAGATACACCGTGGTCCATTGTCGAATCAAATCGATAACTGGGAAGATGTTCAGAAGGCTCTACAGGGAAGCCGATACGAGACCTTTTTAAATGCAGACTACCGGAAGTAA
- the LOC101220345 gene encoding pentatricopeptide repeat-containing protein At5g39710 produces MLRHNPHYYSSIFTLCSSGDALLADKAIVYLRRHPEQLTLLSSHFTPQASSNLLLKSQFDSSLVLKFLDWARSQQFFSFQCKCLALHILTRYKLYKTAQSLAEEVVVNTVDETGEDLFQCLKNSYYQCKSSSAVFDLVVKSCARVNLINKALSIVNLAKSYGFMPGVLSYNAILDAVIRTKQSVKIAEGIFKEMVESGVSPNVYTYNILIRGFCTAGNLEMGLFFFGEMERNGCLPNVVTYNTIIDAYCKLRKIGEAFKLLRLMALKGLNPNLISYNVVINGLCREGQMKETSEILEEMSKRRYVPDRVTFNTLINGYCNVGNFHQALVLHAEMVKNGLSPNVVTYTTLINSMCKAGNLNRAMEFLDQMRDRGLHPNGRTYTTLIDGFSQQGFLKQAYQIMKEMVENGFTPTIITYNALINGHCILGRMEDASGLLQEMIERGFIPDVVSYSTIISGFCRNQELEKAFQLKVEMVAKGISPDVATYSSLIQGLCKQRRLGEVCDLFQEMLSLGLPPDEVTYTSLINAYCIEGDLDKALRLHDEMIQKGFSPDIVTYNVLINGFNKQSRTKEAKRLLLKLLYEESVPNEITYNTLIDNCNNLEFKSALALMKGFCMKGLMNEADRVLESMLQKGYKLNEEVYNVIIHGHSKVGNIEKAYNLYKEMLHSGFAPHSVTIMALAKSLYHEGKEVELNQLLDYTLKSCRITEAALAKVLIGINSKEGNMDAVFNVLKDMALSGLLPYSSANLRN; encoded by the coding sequence ATGCTCCGTCATAATCCCCATTATTATAGCTCAATATTCACTCTCTGCTCTTCCGGCGATGCTCTTCTCGCCGACAAAGCAATTGTCTATCTACGACGCCATCCAGAGCAGCTCACCCTTCTTTCCTCTCATTTCACTCCTCAAGCTTCCTCCAATTTACTCCTCAAATCCCAATTCGATTCAAGTTTAGTCCTCAAATTCCTCGATTGGGCACGGTCCCAACAATTCTTCTCCTTCCAATGCAAATGTCTCGCGCTCCACATCCTCACTCGCTATAAACTCTACAAGACTGCTCAATCTCTAGCTGAGGAAGTAGTGGTCAATACGGTTGATGAGACTGGCGAGGATCTCTTTCAATGCCTTAAGAACTCGTATTACCAGTGCAAGTCGAGCTCTGCGGTATTTGATCTTGTAGTTAAGTCTTGTGCTCGTGTTAACTTGATTAATAAGGCTTTGAGCATTGTTAATTTAGCTAAGTCTTATGGATTTATGCCTGGTGTGCTTTCTTATAATGCTATTTTAGATGCGGTAATTAGGACGAAACAGTCGGTTAAGATCGCGGAAGGGATCTTTAAGGAGATGGTAGAATCTGGGGTTTCCCCTAATGTGTATAcgtataatattttgattcgtGGTTTTTGTACCGCTGGGAATTTGGAGatgggtttgtttttttttggtgaaatGGAGAGAAATGGTTGTCTTCCAAACGTGGTTACTTATAACACAATAATTGATGCTTATTGTAAGTTGAGGAAGATTGGCGAGGCATTCAAGTTATTGAGATTAATGGCACTCAAAGGCTTGAATCCAAATTTGATTTCATACAATGTGGTGATAAATGGGTTATGTCGAGAAGGACAAATGAAGGAGACGAGTGAGATTCTTGAGGAAATGAGTAAAAGGAGATATGTTCCTGATCGGGTGACATTTAATACACTTATAAATGGATATTGTAATGTAGGTAATTTTCATCAAGCACTTGTGTTACACGCGGAGATGGTGAAGAACGGTTTGTCGCCAAACGTTGTTACTTACACAACTTTGATTAATAGTATGTGTAAGGCTGGCAATTTGAACAGAGCCATGGAATTTTTGGACCAGATGCGAGATAGAGGACTGCATCCAAATGGAAGGACATATACTACATTGATTGATGGATTTTCTCAGCAGGGATTTCTAAAACAAGCATACCAGATTATGAAAGAAATGGTTGAGAATGGATTCACCCCTACAATTATTACCTATAATGCTCTCATTAATGGGCACTGCATCTTAGGGAGGATGGAGGACGCCAGTGGGCTTCTTCAAGAAATGATAGAGAGAGGTTTCATCCCTGACGTTGTGAGCTATAGTACCATAATTTCAGGTTTTTGTCGAAATCAAGAATTGGAGAAAGCTTTTCAACTGAAGGTAGAGATGGTGGCTAAGGGTATTTCTCCTGATGTAGCAACTTATTCGTCCTTAATTCAAGGTCTTTGTAAACAGAGAAGACTTGGTGAAGTTTGTGATCTCTTTCAAGAAATGTTAAGTTTAGGTTTGCCTCCCGATGAAGTTACTTACACGTCCTTGATCAATGCTTACTGCATAGAAGGGGACTTAGATAAGGCGCTTAGGTTGCATGATGAGATGATACAAAAGGGGTTTTCACCTGATATTGTTACCTATAATGTGCTTATTAATGGGTTCAATAAGCAATCTCGTACCAAGGAAGCAAAGAGGCTTCTGCTGAAGTTATTATATGAAGAGTCTGTGCCAAATGAAATCACATATAATACTCTGATAGACAACTGTAACAATTTAGAATTCAAGAGTGCATTGGCTCTTATGAAGGGATTCTGTATGAAGGGTTTAATGAACGAAGCAGACAGAGTTTTAGAGTCAATGCTTCAGAAGGGTTACAAACTCAATGAAGAAGTTTACAATGTCATTATACACGGTCACAGTAAAGTTGGAAATATTGAAAAAGCATACAATTTGTACAAGGAAATGTTACATTCTGGATTTGCTCCCCACTCTGTGACTATCATGGCTCTGGCCAAATCACTATATCATGAAGGAAAAGAGGTAGAGTTGAATCAACTTCTTGATTACACACTGAAAAGCTGTAGGATAACTGAAGCTGCACTTGCAAAGGTACTCATCGGGATCAACAGTAAAGAAGGTAACATGGATGCAGTTTTCAATGTGCTTAAAGATATGGCTCTCAGTGGCTTACTACCATACAGTTCTGCTAATTTGAGgaattga
- the LOC101207712 gene encoding uncharacterized protein LOC101207712 isoform X1 produces the protein MTEYWVSQGNKWCDFCKIFISNNPSTIRNHELGQRHKDNVAKKLANMRKENAAKDKEQKEAVRAIEQIEADRVTKKIIGRGYESGGLYFFDHQVSQAVACPVVPSPFEVHCRLGHPSLFVLKKLYPEFRSLSSLNCDSCQFAKFHRLSSSPRVDKRAIAPFELVHSDIWGPCPVVSQTGFRYFVTFVDDHSRLTWLYLMKNRSELLSHFCAFHTEIKNQFNVSIKTLRTDNAGEYFSHSLGSYLCENGIIHQSSCADTPSQNGVAERKNRHLLETARALSFQMHVSKIFWVDAVSTACFLINRMPSSVLNGEIPYRVLNVGF, from the exons ATGACTGAG TATTGGGTTAGCCAAGGTAACAAATGGTGCGACTTTTGcaaaatattcatttcaaataatCCTTCCACAATACGTAATCATGAGCTTGGTCAACGTCATAAGGACAATGTTGCCAAAAAGCTTGCAAACATGAGAAAAGAGAATGCTGCCAAGGACAAAGAACAAAAGGAAGCCGTACGTGCCATTGAGCAGATTGAGGCG GATCGTGTGACGAAGAAGATTATTGGTAGAGGATATGAGTCAGGAGGCCTTTATTTCTTTGATCATCAAGTATCGCAAGCTGTGGCGTGTCCTGTCGTTCCCTCTCCTTTTGAAGTCCATTGTCGTTTAGGTCATCCATCTTTGTTtgtgttgaagaaactttatcCAGAATTTAGGTCTTTGTCCTCTTTAAATTGTGATTCGTGTCAATTTGCGAAATTTCATCGTCTTAGTTCGAGTCCTCGAGTCGATAAACGAGCAATTGCTCCATTTGAGTTAGTTCATTCTGATATTTGGGGTCCGTGTCCAGTTGTATCTCAAACAGGCTTtcgttattttgttacttttgttgacGATCATTCTCGTCTaacttggttatatttaatgaaaaatcgtTCTGAgttattatctcatttttgtgcCTTTCATactgaaataaaaaaccaatttaatgTCTCTATCAAAACTTTGCGTACTGATAATGCGggtgaatatttttctcattctcttggCTCTTACTTGTGTGAAAATGGCATTATTCATCAATCTTCCTGTGCTGACACTCCATCTCAAAATGGTGTTGCAGAGCGGAAAAATAGGCATTTACTTGAAACTGCCCGTGCTTTATCGTTTCAAATGCATGTTTCAAAAATCTTTTGGGTTGATGCTGTCTCTACAGCTTGTTTTTTGATTAATAGAATGCCTTCCTCTGTTCTTAATGGTGAGATTCCCTATCGTGTTCTTAATGTGGGCTTTTGA